A window from Mogibacterium neglectum encodes these proteins:
- a CDS encoding TrkH family potassium uptake protein: MVSKEKRFVLHIVFASLMIFGAFTVPAVLLCIRYQDYNELAHIGTISISTLIIGFIGQKVFYYDVNRMNSRICFMTTIFTWLTMIFITSISFYLSSLNLSYIDSLYEAVASWTTTGTSVVNSDVMPVGLQMLRASCNWMGALGIIVIALNFLPTWQFVGRSLVITEIAGPGFMKINTTFRKTYRRALAIYISLTAIQYVLLRISGLKKSDSLITSLSNISTAGLMNLNNGNIVGYGIAVKIIITIFAFISSLNFSILLLATMKKFKELSEEPELKFHSGRIIITAGFITAILYITYNRGLSLLKEFGNVLMQVISYFTTAGYQITDTSRWPGAACAIILVQMFIGACAISSGGGIKAARTIIAVKTASRTLYHHIHKNAIRPIKYSGTPLKLNTLLRCNLYIVMFVVTYLFGTLILSIDLDLNSALNTSLAMLTNTGTYINQTATNGIIDDYSILSKIVMMFLMLAGRLEIYPVLLVFFKNFWKNDNEFL, from the coding sequence ATGGTTAGTAAAGAAAAGAGATTTGTTCTTCATATAGTGTTTGCCTCCCTAATGATATTTGGGGCTTTCACGGTCCCAGCTGTTTTGTTATGCATTAGATATCAGGATTATAACGAACTAGCTCATATTGGGACGATATCAATATCAACATTAATTATAGGCTTTATAGGTCAGAAAGTGTTTTACTATGATGTAAATCGTATGAATTCGAGAATATGCTTTATGACGACTATTTTTACATGGCTCACTATGATCTTCATAACATCGATTTCCTTCTACCTCAGCAGTCTTAACTTATCTTATATAGATTCTTTGTATGAAGCGGTTGCATCTTGGACAACTACTGGTACTTCGGTCGTAAACTCTGATGTTATGCCTGTTGGTCTTCAAATGTTACGCGCTTCGTGTAACTGGATGGGCGCACTCGGAATTATTGTTATTGCTTTAAACTTCCTACCTACATGGCAGTTTGTAGGAAGATCTCTTGTCATCACAGAGATAGCTGGTCCTGGATTTATGAAAATAAATACCACTTTCAGAAAGACTTATCGAAGAGCTCTGGCAATATATATCTCTCTGACAGCAATTCAGTATGTTCTGCTTAGAATCTCGGGTCTGAAGAAAAGTGATTCCCTAATTACTTCCCTGAGCAACATCAGTACTGCCGGTTTAATGAATTTAAATAACGGTAATATTGTTGGTTATGGAATAGCTGTAAAGATAATAATAACAATTTTCGCATTCATAAGTTCACTCAACTTTTCTATTCTATTATTAGCAACTATGAAAAAATTCAAGGAACTATCTGAGGAACCAGAATTAAAATTCCACTCTGGAAGAATTATTATAACTGCTGGTTTTATTACGGCAATATTGTATATCACTTATAATAGAGGTCTTTCATTGCTCAAGGAATTCGGTAATGTACTCATGCAGGTTATTTCTTATTTTACTACTGCAGGATATCAAATTACCGACACTAGCCGATGGCCAGGGGCGGCTTGTGCAATTATATTAGTTCAAATGTTTATCGGGGCATGCGCGATATCTTCTGGTGGTGGAATAAAAGCTGCAAGAACTATAATTGCCGTTAAAACGGCTTCAAGAACGCTTTATCACCACATTCATAAGAATGCCATCAGACCCATTAAATATTCAGGAACACCGCTTAAACTCAACACACTGCTCCGTTGTAATTTGTACATTGTAATGTTTGTTGTAACGTATCTGTTTGGGACGTTAATATTATCTATTGATCTTGATCTTAATAGCGCTCTAAACACTTCTCTTGCAATGCTGACTAATACTGGTACTTATATTAATCAAACCGCAACAAATGGGATTATTGACGACTACTCTATATTGTCCAAGATAGTAATGATGTTTCTGATGCTTGCTGGAAGACTTGAAATCTACCCTGTTTTACTCGTATTCTTCAAAAACTTCTGGAAGAATGATAACGAATTTTTGTAA
- the rnr gene encoding ribonuclease R has protein sequence MSRKRKITKPKRSTRKYVIVEGKLMKNKRGFGFVCPNNGDDVFVSGRDMNGAMNGDIVRVKARENNRRRGAFEGNIIKIIERSCQYVVGHLIMERGLYLVYPINNNKDYIMISKKNIGSAKTGDVVKAKIIRYPKGDYIAEGRIKTVVAMAGDRDAFILSQMADYGVKPHFFNRVINEADAVANKVKIAPSLGRKDYRELMTVTIDGADSKDFDDAISVSQLDSGNYELLVHIADVAEYVRVGSMLDKEALNRGNSVYLPDRVLPMLPERLSNGECSLNPRVERLTLTCAMEIDDEGHVVNYDICESIIESNYRLIYDDVSNMLEDHDEDLIRKYSDVFPMLSDAFDLYYVLSRRRKRDGSLEFDLPESKIILNDDGEPTDVVLSERRVANRMIEEFMLVANKTVAEHYFWAKVPFAYRVHEKPDALKMMELKEVLMNLGFCLNGKSDSIKTKELSNILCMLDGKPEEALVSRVMIRTMQKAYYSPECLGHYGLAFKYYCHFTSPIRRYADLLVHRTIKNQIHLGEFFSIDREYNSFLDYACKHVSVTERKAMELERKITKHYQVIYMRNHIGREFNGVVSGVKSHGIYVELDNTIEGFININLLGNRYILDEKTYSAIDEVSGRVITLGQPVKIIVIDASLEDGYINFDLVGQ, from the coding sequence ATGTCTAGAAAAAGAAAGATAACAAAGCCAAAAAGAAGCACTAGGAAATATGTGATAGTAGAAGGTAAGCTCATGAAGAACAAGCGTGGGTTTGGTTTCGTGTGTCCTAATAATGGGGATGATGTATTTGTATCTGGTAGGGATATGAATGGTGCTATGAATGGAGATATCGTGCGAGTGAAAGCACGTGAAAATAACAGACGGCGCGGAGCTTTTGAAGGCAATATAATTAAAATCATAGAGCGCAGCTGTCAGTATGTTGTCGGACATTTAATTATGGAACGTGGCTTATATCTTGTATATCCGATTAATAATAACAAAGACTACATAATGATATCTAAAAAGAATATTGGCTCAGCAAAAACTGGAGATGTAGTTAAAGCAAAGATTATTAGATATCCTAAAGGTGATTATATTGCTGAAGGTAGGATTAAAACTGTAGTAGCTATGGCAGGAGATAGAGATGCATTTATTTTGAGTCAAATGGCTGATTATGGCGTAAAACCTCATTTTTTTAATCGAGTCATTAACGAAGCTGATGCGGTAGCTAATAAAGTTAAAATTGCTCCTTCTCTTGGACGTAAGGACTATAGAGAACTCATGACTGTAACTATTGATGGGGCTGATTCAAAGGATTTTGACGATGCTATAAGCGTTAGCCAGCTGGATAGTGGAAACTATGAATTGCTCGTACATATCGCAGACGTTGCAGAATATGTTCGTGTAGGTAGTATGCTTGATAAAGAAGCTTTAAATCGAGGAAATAGTGTATATTTACCAGACCGAGTTTTACCTATGCTTCCTGAACGTCTTTCAAATGGTGAGTGCAGTTTAAATCCTAGGGTCGAAAGACTTACACTTACCTGTGCAATGGAAATTGACGATGAGGGGCACGTTGTAAATTACGATATTTGCGAATCTATAATAGAGTCTAACTATAGACTTATATATGATGATGTATCGAATATGCTAGAGGATCATGATGAAGATTTAATCAGAAAGTATAGCGATGTGTTTCCGATGCTTAGTGATGCATTTGATTTATATTATGTCCTATCTAGAAGACGTAAACGTGACGGAAGTCTGGAATTTGATTTGCCTGAATCAAAGATAATCCTAAATGATGATGGTGAGCCGACAGATGTTGTGCTGTCTGAGCGCAGAGTAGCAAATCGCATGATAGAGGAATTTATGCTCGTAGCCAACAAGACTGTTGCAGAGCACTATTTCTGGGCAAAAGTGCCATTTGCTTACAGAGTTCACGAGAAGCCTGATGCGCTTAAAATGATGGAGCTAAAAGAAGTTTTGATGAACCTAGGCTTTTGCCTCAATGGAAAATCAGATTCGATAAAGACAAAAGAGTTAAGCAATATTCTATGTATGCTTGATGGCAAGCCAGAAGAAGCTCTAGTAAGTCGAGTGATGATTAGAACAATGCAGAAGGCATATTATTCACCGGAATGCTTAGGACATTACGGACTTGCGTTTAAGTACTATTGTCATTTTACATCACCAATAAGAAGATATGCTGATTTACTAGTACATAGAACAATTAAGAATCAAATTCATTTAGGTGAATTTTTTTCTATTGACAGAGAGTATAATTCGTTCTTGGATTATGCTTGTAAACATGTATCAGTGACAGAGCGAAAGGCTATGGAACTGGAGAGAAAGATCACAAAGCACTATCAAGTTATCTATATGCGTAATCATATTGGCAGAGAGTTCAATGGTGTCGTAAGCGGTGTAAAATCTCACGGTATTTATGTTGAGCTAGACAATACTATAGAAGGATTTATAAATATCAATTTACTTGGCAATAGATATATCCTTGATGAAAAGACTTACTCTGCTATTGATGAGGTTAGTGGTAGAGTAATTACCCTCGGTCAGCCTGTTAAGATAATAGTAATAGATGCTAGTCTAGAAGACGGATATATTAATTTTGATCTCGTTGGGCAGTGA
- a CDS encoding bifunctional 4-hydroxy-3-methylbut-2-enyl diphosphate reductase/30S ribosomal protein S1, which produces MEIIRADHSGFCFGVEKAIDKTFEQIDRAKKDCRTTYTCGNLIHNSAVIDKVASMGVKTISSLDEAKEGDVVIVRSHGEPKEFYDQAELKNIELIDTTCVFVTKIHNLVLSAHKDGRPVIIIGSANHQEVKATNGWCDYAGIILENEEKAEQFVNNFNSDKIPLIVCQTTIKRELLDSILRVFDEKSFKYEIKNTICNATRDRQESCAKLSEKVDVMVVIGDPNSSNSKKLYEIAKKTCKNALFIQDISDLELKELGNYNKIGITAGASTPEWIIKEVIASMSENVTANVDHNPMLDYMDDIENSLRLPRPGEIVDGTVHQVMDNEVIVNIGCKKDGILLENEVSLEPGQTLADLFKEGDEIQAKVMKSDDGEGGILLSKKRLEMNENFKELAAAQTNKEIISVKLVKSVNSGVIAAYKEISGFIPLSQLSDRYVENADEFLGQTVDVEVIKVDNKRNRAVFSRKAVLVDEKRKQVAEIWANLNVGDVVEGKVMRFTDYGAFVDIGGVDGLLHISEISWGKLKHPKEVLNIGDIINVKILALNEEKGKISLGLKQTQPEPWSLVGSKYEIGQIIEGKVVQIKDYGAFVELEAGLDGLVHISEIANRRVENVSDELELGDSITAKIMEIDADRKRISLSIKALLGDEETETEAEATEE; this is translated from the coding sequence TTGGAAATAATAAGAGCTGATCATTCTGGGTTTTGTTTTGGCGTAGAGAAAGCCATTGATAAGACCTTTGAACAAATAGATAGAGCTAAAAAAGATTGCCGCACTACATACACGTGCGGCAATCTAATTCATAATAGCGCTGTCATTGACAAAGTTGCATCTATGGGAGTAAAAACGATTTCATCTCTCGATGAAGCAAAAGAAGGTGATGTGGTAATTGTACGTTCTCATGGGGAACCAAAGGAATTTTACGATCAGGCAGAATTAAAGAATATAGAGTTAATAGACACTACTTGCGTATTCGTTACTAAGATTCATAATTTGGTTTTATCGGCTCATAAAGACGGTAGACCAGTCATAATCATTGGGAGTGCAAATCATCAAGAAGTTAAGGCTACTAATGGCTGGTGTGATTACGCAGGTATAATTCTCGAGAACGAAGAAAAGGCAGAGCAATTCGTCAATAATTTTAATTCTGACAAAATCCCTTTGATAGTATGTCAGACAACAATAAAAAGAGAACTACTGGATTCAATACTTCGCGTTTTCGATGAAAAATCTTTTAAATATGAGATAAAAAATACCATCTGCAATGCGACTAGAGATCGACAAGAGAGCTGTGCAAAACTATCTGAAAAAGTAGACGTTATGGTTGTTATTGGAGACCCTAATAGCTCAAATTCAAAAAAACTATATGAAATAGCAAAAAAAACCTGTAAAAATGCATTATTTATACAGGACATTTCAGATTTAGAGTTGAAAGAACTGGGCAATTATAATAAAATAGGGATAACTGCGGGTGCTTCAACACCCGAATGGATTATTAAGGAGGTTATTGCTAGTATGAGCGAAAATGTCACAGCTAATGTGGATCATAATCCAATGTTGGATTATATGGATGACATTGAGAATTCTTTACGTCTACCAAGACCTGGAGAAATTGTTGATGGAACTGTGCATCAGGTAATGGATAACGAGGTAATCGTTAACATTGGATGCAAGAAGGATGGAATTCTTTTGGAGAATGAGGTATCTCTGGAGCCAGGACAGACTCTAGCTGACTTATTCAAGGAAGGTGATGAAATCCAGGCCAAGGTAATGAAGTCAGATGATGGAGAGGGTGGAATTCTTCTTTCCAAGAAGAGACTCGAGATGAATGAGAACTTCAAGGAACTTGCTGCCGCACAGACTAATAAGGAAATCATTTCAGTTAAGCTAGTTAAATCTGTTAACAGCGGAGTAATTGCAGCATACAAGGAGATTTCAGGATTTATTCCTCTTTCTCAGCTATCTGATAGATATGTTGAAAATGCCGACGAATTCCTAGGACAGACAGTAGATGTTGAGGTTATCAAGGTTGACAACAAGCGTAACAGAGCAGTTTTCTCAAGAAAGGCTGTACTAGTTGACGAAAAGCGTAAGCAGGTAGCAGAGATTTGGGCAAACCTAAATGTTGGCGATGTTGTTGAGGGTAAAGTAATGAGATTCACTGACTACGGTGCATTCGTAGACATCGGTGGTGTTGACGGACTTCTTCACATCTCTGAAATTTCTTGGGGTAAACTTAAGCATCCTAAGGAGGTTCTTAATATCGGAGACATTATCAACGTTAAGATTCTTGCATTAAATGAAGAGAAAGGAAAGATTTCACTCGGTCTAAAGCAGACTCAGCCTGAACCATGGTCATTAGTTGGTTCCAAGTATGAGATTGGACAGATTATCGAAGGTAAAGTAGTTCAGATTAAAGACTATGGCGCATTTGTTGAGCTAGAAGCTGGTCTTGATGGGCTAGTCCATATTTCTGAGATTGCTAACAGAAGAGTTGAGAATGTTTCTGACGAGTTAGAGCTTGGAGATTCGATAACTGCTAAGATTATGGAAATCGATGCAGATAGAAAGAGAATCAGTCTAAGCATTAAGGCATTGCTTGGTGATGAAGAAACTGAAACTGAAGCTGAAGCAACAGAAGAATAA
- the eno gene encoding phosphopyruvate hydratase — protein sequence MSSKITNVIGREILDSRGNPTVEAEVWLEDGTVAVGDTPSGASTGIYEALELRDGDKSRYGGKGVSKAVYHVNNEIKTLLLGKDAQDIYTLEKLMIDADGTKEKSNFGANAILAVSLACSKAAAKSLGIPLFKFFGGINANTLPVPMMNILNGGEHASNTVDVQEFMIMPVGAPSFRECLRWCAEVYHQLGKDLKKAGYSVGIGDEGGFAPDLKDEFEVLDYILAAIKNAGYKPGDDFVIAIDAAASGWKTDKTGFYKMPKSGREFSAAELVQNWAEFCDKYPIASIEDGMDEDDWDGWKLMTEKLGNKVQIVGDDLFVTNPEKLAKGIELGCANTILIKLNQIGSISETLEAIELAKKNGYNAIVSHRSGETEDTTIADLVVGINARQIKTGAPARTDRVAKYNQLLRIEDGLGAGAKFPGKKCF from the coding sequence ATGTCATCTAAAATCACAAATGTAATTGGCAGAGAAATTCTTGATTCAAGAGGAAATCCTACAGTAGAAGCTGAGGTATGGCTAGAAGATGGGACTGTTGCAGTTGGAGATACACCAAGTGGTGCATCAACAGGCATATATGAAGCTCTTGAGCTTAGAGATGGTGATAAATCTCGATATGGTGGCAAGGGCGTTTCTAAAGCGGTATATCACGTTAACAATGAGATTAAAACTTTACTTCTTGGCAAGGATGCTCAGGATATATATACATTAGAGAAACTGATGATTGATGCAGATGGAACAAAAGAAAAAAGTAATTTTGGAGCTAATGCTATTCTTGCAGTTTCGCTTGCTTGCTCTAAGGCGGCAGCTAAATCATTAGGTATTCCGCTATTTAAATTTTTCGGCGGCATTAATGCCAATACACTACCTGTTCCAATGATGAATATCCTAAATGGAGGAGAGCACGCATCAAATACAGTAGATGTACAGGAATTCATGATTATGCCTGTAGGCGCCCCTTCCTTCAGAGAATGCTTAAGATGGTGTGCTGAAGTATATCACCAATTAGGTAAAGATCTAAAAAAGGCAGGATATTCAGTAGGAATTGGTGATGAAGGTGGATTTGCTCCAGATCTTAAAGATGAATTTGAAGTGCTAGACTATATTTTAGCAGCTATCAAGAATGCTGGTTATAAACCAGGCGATGATTTTGTCATCGCAATTGATGCTGCGGCAAGCGGCTGGAAGACTGACAAGACCGGGTTCTATAAGATGCCAAAGTCAGGCAGAGAGTTCAGCGCAGCAGAACTAGTTCAAAACTGGGCTGAATTCTGTGACAAGTACCCAATTGCTTCCATCGAGGATGGAATGGATGAAGATGATTGGGATGGTTGGAAGCTTATGACAGAGAAGCTTGGAAACAAGGTTCAGATTGTTGGTGACGATCTATTTGTTACAAATCCAGAAAAATTGGCAAAGGGAATTGAGTTAGGCTGTGCGAATACAATTTTAATTAAACTTAACCAGATTGGAAGCATCTCTGAGACACTAGAGGCGATTGAGCTTGCTAAAAAGAACGGATACAATGCTATCGTTTCGCACAGATCTGGTGAGACTGAAGATACTACTATTGCCGATTTGGTAGTTGGTATCAATGCTAGACAGATTAAAACTGGAGCGCCTGCGCGTACAGATAGAGTTGCTAAATATAATCAGCTTCTAAGAATTGAAGATGGACTTGGCGCTGGTGCTAAATTCCCTGGGAAAAAGTGTTTCTAA
- the tpiA gene encoding triose-phosphate isomerase, which translates to MKKFLIAGNWKMNKSIAEAKSFANQLKGENIAHPEQLAIIAPFTQLETLKRAFDGTGIKVGAQNVHFEKSGAYTGEISVPMLKELDIDVCIVGHSERREYFAETDSTVNRKLKALLTEEITPILCVGESLEIRDAGNAMLFVSSQITEDLDGFTPAEVEQIVIAYEPIWAIGTGKTANPDQAEEMCGFIRGMVEGMYGRETAEAIIIQYGGSMKPSNADELLKKPDINGGLIGGASLEVGTFMEIANAAFKLQ; encoded by the coding sequence ATGAAAAAATTTTTAATTGCTGGTAATTGGAAGATGAATAAATCAATTGCTGAAGCAAAAAGCTTTGCTAATCAATTAAAAGGCGAGAATATTGCACATCCAGAACAATTAGCAATCATTGCACCATTTACACAGCTTGAAACACTCAAGAGGGCATTTGATGGTACTGGTATAAAGGTAGGTGCACAGAATGTTCATTTTGAGAAGAGTGGTGCTTACACGGGAGAAATCTCCGTACCTATGCTAAAGGAACTTGACATAGACGTTTGTATAGTGGGACATTCTGAAAGAAGAGAATATTTTGCTGAGACAGATAGTACGGTAAATAGAAAACTTAAAGCGCTTTTAACCGAAGAAATCACACCTATTTTATGCGTTGGTGAAAGTCTTGAGATTAGGGATGCTGGTAATGCAATGCTGTTTGTTAGTAGCCAGATCACTGAAGATTTAGATGGATTCACACCAGCGGAGGTAGAACAGATTGTTATAGCATATGAACCAATTTGGGCAATAGGCACAGGTAAGACGGCGAATCCAGATCAGGCAGAAGAGATGTGTGGATTTATCAGAGGAATGGTAGAGGGTATGTACGGAAGGGAAACTGCTGAAGCAATAATAATTCAGTATGGAGGTAGTATGAAGCCTTCAAATGCCGATGAACTTCTAAAAAAGCCTGATATTAACGGAGGATTGATAGGAGGCGCAAGCCTTGAGGTTGGTACATTTATGGAAATTGCAAATGCAGCTTTCAAACTACAATAA
- a CDS encoding phosphoglycerate kinase: MKKTIRDIDWTDKTAVVRCDFNVPLVNGRISDDTRIVAALPTIKYLRDHGAKVVILSHLGRPKGEPNQEFSLSSVAERLSERLEAHVNFIKSDSVVDEKVFEEVKNLSPSEVALLENVRYRNEETKNDPGFARELASLGDVFVQDAFGTAHRAHASTTGIADYIPAVSGFLIEKELKFLGAAIEKPERPLAAIMGGAKVKDKIPVIINLLDKIDYLFIGGGMVYTFLKAEGYSIGKSLFDEEGFELIDKIKAEAGAKGVKLVLPVDVVAAKEFSNESEHEVCSVSEIPDDMMGMDIGPKSEQLYCSELEKCKTIVWNGPMGVFEMPTFASGTRAIAECLASINATTIIGGGDSAAAVTSFGLADKMTHISTGGGASLEFLEGKKLPGIACLSDK, translated from the coding sequence ATGAAGAAGACGATTAGGGATATTGACTGGACTGATAAAACTGCGGTTGTAAGATGTGACTTCAATGTTCCTCTTGTAAATGGTAGAATTAGTGATGATACTAGAATTGTTGCTGCATTACCTACGATAAAGTATCTACGTGATCATGGCGCAAAAGTTGTGATTTTATCGCATCTTGGTAGACCAAAAGGTGAGCCTAATCAGGAATTCTCGCTCTCTTCAGTAGCAGAAAGGCTTAGTGAGAGACTTGAAGCTCATGTTAATTTCATAAAATCTGATTCAGTGGTGGACGAAAAGGTTTTCGAAGAAGTGAAAAATCTTTCTCCTTCTGAAGTTGCACTTCTTGAAAATGTAAGATATAGAAATGAAGAAACGAAAAATGATCCTGGTTTTGCACGAGAGCTTGCATCTCTCGGTGATGTGTTTGTACAGGATGCATTTGGAACAGCGCATAGAGCGCATGCTTCAACAACAGGTATTGCGGATTATATTCCTGCGGTGTCAGGATTCTTGATTGAGAAGGAACTGAAATTTTTAGGTGCTGCAATTGAAAAGCCAGAGAGACCACTAGCTGCAATAATGGGTGGTGCAAAAGTAAAAGATAAAATCCCGGTTATAATTAACTTATTAGATAAGATAGATTACTTATTTATAGGCGGAGGGATGGTTTATACATTCTTAAAAGCTGAAGGCTATAGCATTGGAAAATCTCTTTTCGATGAAGAAGGCTTTGAACTTATAGACAAGATAAAGGCAGAAGCTGGTGCAAAGGGAGTAAAGCTTGTACTACCAGTAGATGTGGTAGCAGCTAAAGAGTTTTCAAATGAATCTGAGCATGAAGTTTGCAGTGTTTCGGAGATTCCTGATGATATGATGGGGATGGATATTGGACCAAAATCTGAGCAGTTATACTGCAGCGAACTTGAGAAGTGCAAGACTATTGTTTGGAATGGACCGATGGGAGTTTTTGAGATGCCAACTTTTGCCTCTGGAACAAGAGCTATTGCAGAATGCTTAGCATCAATTAATGCTACTACAATAATCGGTGGTGGAGATTCAGCTGCAGCAGTTACTTCTTTTGGATTAGCTGATAAGATGACGCATATTTCCACAGGAGGTGGAGCAAGTCTCGAATTCCTAGAGGGAAAAAAGCTTCCTGGAATAGCTTGCTTAAGTGATAAATAA
- the gap gene encoding type I glyceraldehyde-3-phosphate dehydrogenase codes for MIKVGISGFGRISRVVMRAALDMEDIEIVGINWRNSDLDYIVYMLKYDSTFGRFPGTVEKYEDGIVVNGKKIPVFMEDDAKNIPWAKCGAEYIVEGTGAYNTTEKAQAHLDAGAKKVIISAPAKDKATPTYVYGVNHDEYDSKFNVVSNASCTTNCLAPLCKVINDNWGIDQGLMSTIHAATAKQKVVDARSMKDWRTGRSVFNNIIPTTTGAAKAVSLVIPELEGRLTGKAYRVPTANVSVIDLNLILKNSASYDDICAKVKEASENEFKGIIEFVDDEVVSCDFIGDPCTCIFDTREGIELNDKFFKFIMFYDNEYGYSVQLLRLIQHMGKVDNK; via the coding sequence ATGATTAAAGTCGGTATTAGCGGATTCGGAAGAATTTCAAGGGTTGTTATGAGAGCTGCTCTTGATATGGAAGATATCGAAATTGTAGGTATTAACTGGCGTAACTCCGATCTGGATTATATCGTCTATATGCTTAAATACGATTCTACGTTCGGCAGATTCCCAGGAACTGTTGAGAAGTATGAAGATGGAATCGTTGTAAATGGCAAGAAGATTCCAGTATTTATGGAAGATGATGCTAAGAATATTCCTTGGGCTAAGTGCGGAGCTGAATATATAGTTGAAGGTACAGGTGCTTATAACACAACGGAGAAGGCTCAGGCGCATCTTGATGCTGGTGCTAAGAAAGTAATTATTTCTGCTCCTGCCAAGGACAAGGCAACACCCACATATGTATATGGTGTTAATCATGATGAATACGACAGTAAGTTTAATGTTGTTTCTAATGCATCTTGTACTACAAACTGCCTGGCACCTCTCTGCAAGGTTATCAATGATAACTGGGGAATTGATCAGGGGCTGATGTCAACTATCCATGCGGCGACAGCTAAGCAGAAAGTGGTTGATGCAAGATCTATGAAGGATTGGAGAACTGGGAGATCTGTATTTAACAATATAATTCCTACAACGACAGGTGCTGCAAAGGCTGTATCTCTTGTAATTCCAGAATTGGAAGGAAGACTAACTGGCAAAGCTTATCGTGTACCGACAGCTAATGTATCGGTTATCGATTTAAATCTTATCCTTAAGAACTCAGCATCTTACGATGATATTTGCGCTAAGGTAAAAGAAGCTTCTGAAAATGAGTTCAAGGGAATCATTGAATTCGTTGATGATGAAGTGGTTTCCTGTGATTTCATTGGAGATCCTTGCACCTGCATATTCGATACAAGAGAAGGAATCGAGTTAAATGACAAGTTCTTCAAGTTTATTATGTTCTATGATAATGAGTATGGATATAGCGTACAGCTTTTAAGACTCATTCAGCACATGGGAAAAGTTGATAATAAATAA
- the trmL gene encoding tRNA (uridine(34)/cytosine(34)/5-carboxymethylaminomethyluridine(34)-2'-O)-methyltransferase TrmL: protein MLLHVVLVEPEIPQNTGNIARTCAATNTTLHLVKPLGFNIDDKSVRRAGLDYWKYVDLIVHDSLDKFLFEYGNARLFLATTHGENCYTDFEYEDGDMFLFGRETRGLPKELISRYNDTAIRIPMSENTRLRSLNLANSVNIVLFEALRQNGFPGLL from the coding sequence TTGTTGCTACATGTAGTCTTAGTTGAACCAGAAATACCACAGAATACTGGTAATATCGCAAGAACTTGCGCAGCAACCAATACTACGCTTCATCTAGTGAAACCACTTGGTTTTAATATTGATGATAAATCAGTTAGAAGAGCTGGACTTGATTACTGGAAATACGTAGATTTAATCGTTCACGACAGTTTAGATAAATTTCTCTTCGAATATGGAAATGCGAGACTATTTCTTGCTACCACTCATGGTGAGAATTGCTACACTGATTTTGAATATGAAGATGGAGACATGTTCTTATTTGGAAGAGAGACAAGAGGTCTTCCAAAGGAGCTGATTAGCAGATATAATGACACTGCTATCAGAATACCTATGAGTGAGAACACAAGGCTTAGATCTCTTAATCTTGCTAATTCAGTCAATATTGTTTTATTTGAGGCTCTCCGTCAAAACGGATTCCCCGGGCTTCTATAA